The bacterium genomic interval CTACCAGTAATTGGTCCAGATACAGTGAAATTAATTGCAAAAACAAAAGGAAAAGTTATTGCAGTTGAAAGTGGCAAAACAATAATTTTTGACAAAGAAAAAACAATAAATTATTGTAAGAAATTCAATATAACTCTGGTTGGTATATAATATGTCCGACCTCCTTCTGGAGGTCGGACATTCTTTGCCTTTATACCCAACCCCTTGATTTCATTGCTTCTACCACTTTTTTTACAGCAACCATATAAGCAGAAGTTCTTAAACAGATATTATTTTTTATTGCCATACTCATAACATTTTTAAAAGCAGTTGTAATCTGTCTATCTAAATTCTGATAAACTTTTTTTAGTGGCCAATAATATCCACATATGTTTTGAACCCATTCAAAATAGGAAACAATAACTCCTCCGCTATTACACAAAATATCTGGAATTATAGTAACCCCTCTTTCAAAAAGAATTTCATCCGCAGAAGGATTTGTAGGACCATTTGCAAGTTCTGCTATTACTTTACATTTGATATTATTAGCGTTTTTTTCTGTTATTATTCCTTCTAATGAAGACGGGCATAAAATATCAACTTTCAATTCCAATAGCTCTTCATTTGTAATATTTTCTGCATCAGGAAAATCCATTAAAGAATTGTTCTTATATTTATATTCTAATACACCTTTTGGGTCCAAACCATCTTTGTTATAAATTCCTCCTCTTGAATCGCTCACAGCAACAATTTTAGAACCAAAAATTTCTTTCATTAGAATAGCCATGTGAGAACCAGCATTTCCATATCCACTGATAGCAACAGTTGTATTGGATAAGTCCATATTTAAATACTTTGATGCTTCTCTTACACAATAAATTGCTCCTCTTGCAGTTGCATCTTCTCTACCTTGTGAACCACCAATACATATTGGTTTCCCGGTAATGACACCAGGTGAATTAACCCCTTTAATTTTTGAGAATTCATCCATCATCCATCCCATAATTTTGGAATTTGTGTAGACATCAGGAGCAGGAATATCTTTTTCAGGTCCTATCTCATCAGATAATAAGTCAATATATCCTCTACTTAATTTTTCTAATTCCCTATCTGACATATTTCTTGGTTCACATATAACTCCACCTTTACCTCCCCCAAATGGAAGATTGGCAACTGCACATTTCCATGTCATCCAGCAAGACAGTGCTTTTATAGTATCAATTGTCTCATTTGGATGAAACCTTATTCCTCCTTTAAATGGACCTAATGCATTATTGTATTGGACTCTAAAACCTTTAAAGATATTTATATTTCCATTATCCATTTTTACTGGAATTGAAATATGAATTTCTTTCATCGGCACTCTCAAAATACTTTGTATATTGGTATCTAAATTTAATTTTTCAAATGACTTATCTAATTGTTTTTGAGCCATTTGAAAAAGGTTTATTTTCCCTTCCATAATATCCTCCTTATTTTAAAAATAAAAATAATTTTTTGTCCTTCATCATTGAAAGGAAAATAAAAAGAACTTCTTTGTTAGGTAGGCACATCCTTGTGCTTTTAAAATTATACTTTAAATATATATTTCTGTCAACCACTTTACCGGAACCAGGTTCCCGGAACCAGGTTCCTGGAAGAGGGATTAAAAGAGATCATCAGGTGTTTTTTTATCAACTCCTAAATGTTTATATGCTTGGTATGTTGCAACTCGTCCCTGTTGTGTTTTTTTAATAAATCCCTTTCGGACAAGAAAACTTTCATAGACCTCTTCAATTGTTGATGGCTCTTCTCCAACAGCAATTGATATACTTTTTATTCCAACAGGACCACCATTAAATTTTGTTATTATAACTTCAAGAATTTTTTTATCCATTTCATCAAGTCCTTCTTCATCAACATCCATCTGGTTTAATGAATAAACTGCAATTTCTTTATCAATTATTCCTTTTCCTTTAACCTGTGCAAAATCCCTTACTCTTCTTAAAAGACGATTTGCAACTCTTGGTGTTCCTCTTGACCTTTTTGCTATTTCTTTAGTTCCTTCATCTGTTATTTCAATATTTAAAATTTTTGCTGACCTTTTTATAATTTTTTCTATTTCTGAATTTGCATAATAATCAAGACGATGCAATATCCCAAATCTGTTTCTTAAAGGAGAAGTTATAAGTCCCATTCTTGTTGTTGCTCCAATAAATGTAAATGGTTTTATAGGGATTTTTACTGATTTTGCTTTTGGACCTTCACCAATCATTATATCTATAACAAAGTCCTCCATTGCACTATAAAGATATTCTTCAACATTTCTTGAAAGGCGATGTATTTCATCAACAAAAAAAACATCTGAAAATTCTAAATTTGTTAGAATTCCTGCAAGGTCTCCTGCTTTTTCAAGTACAGGTCCTGATGTACTTTTTATATTAACACCCATTTCATTTGCTATTATATAAGCAAGTGTTGTTTTCCCAATTCCAGGAGGCCCATAAAAAAGAACATGGTCTAAAACCTCTTTTCTTTCTTTTGCAGCAGAAATAAAGACTTTTAAATTTTCTTTTATCTTATCCTGTCCTATAAATTCATCAAGAGTTAATGGTCTTAACTTCTGCTCAAATTGTTTATCTTCATTTCCTGCCATTGGAGATGTAATTTCTTTTTCCATCTTATAGTTTTTTTAATGTCTCTCTTATAACTTCCTCTAATGTTAAACTCTTGTTATTAAATTGAGATAATATTTTTTTAACTGATGAAATTGCTTCTGCTCTTTTATATCCTAAAACAGTTAAAGCATCAACTGCATTTGAGAAAAGTTCTCTATCGGTTTTTATACTTTCTACTGATGGAACAAGTTCAATTTTCTCAATTTTTTGTTTCAATTCAACTATCAATCTTTCTCCTGTTTTTTTACCAACTCCTGGGATTTTTGTAAAAAAAGAGGGGTCCTCATTTGATATTGCATTGTATATTTCTTCAACTGATGAGCCAGATAAAATTCTTAAAGCAACTTTTGGTCCTATATTTGGCACTCCAATTAAAAGAAGAAAAAATTCCCTTTCATGATCTGTAGAAAATCCATATAAATTTATATCTTCATCAGCAATTTTCAAAACAGTATAAAGTTTAACATCGTCTCCTGGATTTCCTATATTTTCAGATGTTTGAAGAGATACATTTACAACATATCCTATTCCATCTTTTTCAACAACAACTTTAATTGGATTTTTTTCAACTATCTTTCCATTTATATAATAAATCATTTTCTTCTTTTAAATAAAAGGATGAAATTGCAACTGCAACTGCATCACTCTCATCAACATTTTTAAAATTTTTATATCCAGTTATTGTTTCAACCATAAATTTAACCTGCCCTTTATCAGCGGAACCAATTCCTGTTAAACATTTTTTCACTTCTCTTGGAGGTATTGTCTCAAAATCAATATTATGTCTCATTGCAATTGCCTCAATTATTCCAATTACCTGTCCAATTTTTAAAGCAATTTGAACATTTTTTGCTATGTATATTTCCTCAATTGCAACAAAATCCATATTTGCATTTTCTAAAATTTTTTCAACTTCCTTTGCTATATGTGAAAATTTATCTTTATATTTCAAATTTTTTGGTGGGACTATAAAGCCAGTTGAAATAACAGAAAAACAATTCCCTTTTTTTTCTACAATTCCATAGCCAACTTTCCATATACCCGGGTCAATTCCTAATGTTCTCAATTTTATTTTGAAATTCCTTCAAGGATTTCATCTGGCATATCAAAATTCGCATAAACATTCTGGACATCTTCATTATCTTCAAGTTCATCTAATAGTCGCAATAATTGTTCTGCAGTTTTTCCTTCAACTTTAACAGTATTTTTTGGAATTAGTGTAAAACTTGAACTCTCAATTTCAATATTATTTTCTTCAAGTGCCTTTTTTACCTTTTCAAAATTTTCAGGACTTGTTGTTATTTCGTATACATCTTTTTCTGCCGACATATCCTCAGCGCCACTTTCCAACACAATCTCAAGTAATTTATCTTCTGAACATTTGTCCTTTTTCACAGTAATAAATCCCTTTCTCTCAAATATCCATGCAACACTTCCCTGTCCTCCTAAATTCCCATTATGTCTTGTGAATAAAGACCTTATTTCAGAAGCAGTCCTATTTTTGTTATCAGTAACTGCTTCCATATAAATTGCCACTCCTCCTGGACCATAACCCTCATAATAAACTGTCTCATAATTCATCCCTCCTTCTTCACCAGTCCCTTTTTTTATTGCCCTTTGAATATTATCATTTGGCATGTTATATTCTTTTGCTTTTTCAATTGCAAGCCGCAATCGGGCATTTGATTCAGGATTTGGCCCTCCTGCTTTTGCTGCTACCATTATTTCTTTTATCAATTTAGTAAAAATTTTCCCTCTCTTCTGGTCAGTTGCCATTTTCTTATGCTTTATACTATGCCATTTAGAATGTCCACTCATTTGCCCTCCCCTTTTAGTTTTTCCCAGAAATCTTTTGCAGATATATTTTCAATTAATTTTCTAAATTCTTCTGCTTCTTTTTTATCAATTGGTTTATTAAATTTATTTGAACTAACAAAATCCTGTCCTTCATAATATTTTATAATTTCTGCCTTTTCAAGTAAATTCTCATCAGCATAAATATCAGCACCAAATCTCAAAGCAAGTGCTATCCCATCACTTGGTCTGCAATCAATTGTTTCTGTTTTTCCATTATACTCAATTATTAAATTGGCAAAATAAATATTTTCTTTTATTGAATATATTTCTACTTTTGTAATTTTCCCTCCAAGTATTTCAATGATATTTTTTATAAGGTCGTGTGTTAAGGGTCTCGGAAAAGAACTTTTTTCAAGGACCATAAGAATTGCCTGTGCTTCAAAAATTCCTATTACAATTGGCAAAATTTCATCTTTCTTACTTTTTAAAATCACAATAGGTGAATGTGTAACCAAATTCAAAACAACTCCCTCTACTTCAACTTTTACCATCATATTATTGAACTTTCTCCTTTTCTTTTTTTCTTTCTGCTATAATTTTTTCTGCAATGTAAGAAGGTACTGGTTCATAATGAGAAAAAGATATTGAATAACTCCCTTTCCCGCTTGTGATAGACCTTAATTCATTTGTATAATTTGCCATTTCAGAAAGTGGAACCTGTCCCTTTATTACCTGATTTTTCCCGATGATTGTCATATCTAATACCTTGCCTCTTTTTGCATTTATTGTTCCTATAACATCGCCAACAAATTCCTGTGGGACTCTTATTTCAACATTTACAATTGGTTCAAGTAAAATAGGGCCAGCGTCCTGTACACCTTTTTGTAGAGCCATAGAACCAGCAACCTGAAAAGCAATATCCGATGAGTCAACTGGATGATATGTTCCATCATAAAGAGTAACTCTAAAATCAACCAATGGATAACCAGCCAGAACCCCTTTTTTCATTGCCTGTCTGATACCTTTTTCAACAGAAGGAATATATTGTCTTGGAATTGCACCTCCAAAAATTTTATCAACAAACTCAAAACCACTGCCTCTTGGGAGTGGTTCAATTTTTATAAAACAATGTCCATATTGTCCTCTTCCACCTGTTTGCTTCTTAAATTTTCCTTCTGCATTAACTTCCTTTGTAATGGTCTCTTTATAGGCAATTTTGGGAATTCCTTTTTCAACTTCCACTCCAAACTTATTTTTAAATTTTTTTGTTGTAATTTCAATGTGTAAATCTCCAATACCGGTGAGTAATGTTTCTCCTGTTTCTTCATCTCTAAAAACATTTATTGTTAAATCCTCTTCAACTATTTTATTAAGAGCATTTCCCAATTTATCTTCTGTCCCTTTAATTTTTGGTGTAATTGAGTAAGAAACAGCCCCAGTTGGTATATTGGGCTTTTTAAAAACAATTGGGGATGAAGGGTCAGAAAAGGAGTCAAAAGTTTCTGTCTCCTGTAATTTGGTAACAGTAACAATTTCTCCTGGTAAAACACTTTCTACTGGTTCCTGCTTTTTTCCCATCATTCTATATAACTGCCCAATTCGTTCTTTTATATTTTTTGAAGAATTAAAAATTTGTGAATTTGATTGCAATACACCAGAAAAAACCCTTAAATAAGAAAGACGACCTGCCAATGGGTCAAAGTTTGTTTTTATAACTTTTCCGCTTAATGGAACTTCAGCTTTTCTTTCTCTTTCAATTTCTTTTTCATCAGGACCTATCCCTTTTACAGGGGGCAGTTCATCTGTTGAAGGTAAGTAATTCTGTATAAAATCAAATAATTCTTTTATACCAATTAACTTCAAAGAAGAACCAAAAAGGACAGGCATAATTTCTGCTTTTAAAATTCCCTGTTTTAAACATTTTGAAATTTCTTCCTTTTCTAATTTCCCTTCTTCTAAATATTTTTCCATTACATTATCATCAAGTTCAGCAATAGCATCCATTGTTTTCTGAAAAAGTCCTTTTATATCTTCTTCTACTTGATTTTGTAAAATATTCACTATCTCAAAATTATCTCCCTTTTTTATAGGATATGTAATTAGGGCTAACTTTTTTCCAAAAAATGACTCTATTTCTGACCAGAGAGAATTTAAGTTAATATCAGAAACATCAATTTTATTTACAAATATAAATGAAGGGATATTTTTACCTTTTATTATTTCCCATAATTTTTCAGTTCCAACATCAATACCGATATCACTTCCTATATTTATAACAGCAATATCTACCCCTTCTATACCTGAAATTTGTTCTCCTATAAAATCCATATAACCAGGAGTATCAACAATATAAAAAATATTGTCGTTTTTTTTGAAATATGCCACTGCCAAACTAATACTTATCTGCCGCTCTTTCTCTTCTGCTTCAAAATCAAGGACTGTATTTCCTTGATTGGTAGTTCCCATTCTATCAATAGCACCCGCTTGTAAAAGCAAACTTTCTCCTAATGTTGTTTTTCCTGATTTGCTTTCTCCAAAAAGTCCTATGTTGTAAATTTTTCCCATTTGTTCTCCTCTTTATAAAAGGTCATATATTTTATATAGGCAACAAGTAGAAAGAAAATTCCTTATTCTCTTTAATAGCAGGTCCTGATTATATTTTAGGAACGAGTAGTTCACAGGCTCCCGCCGGCGTAAAATTCATAAAGCGACCCTTAGACAACAATAAAAGCAAAGAAAAGACAAAAAAATTTAAAATTTTTTCTCTCTACTCATCTATTTTACTTTTTAATTAAATATATTATATCAGTTTTCATAAATAAAAGAAAGATATTTTTATTTTTTCTTCTCTTGTCTTATAATATTGAAAAGGGGATAAAAAATGAATAATAAAAAATATGCACTTGTTGTATGTGGTGGAGGACTTGCAGGTGTTTGTGCAGCAGTTTCAAGTGCGAGATATGGAGTAAAAACAGCAATAATTCAAGATAGACCTGTCTTTGGAGGAAATGCATCTTCTGAAATAAGGGTAAATATTGGAGGCGCTGCTTCATTTAATCCATGGGCAAGAGAAACAGGAATAATGAGTGAAATATGTCTTAAAGAAAGAAGAATTAACTTTAATTATCACGGTTCAAGTAAGACAAATTCAAATTTAGACCTCGTTCTTTATGACCTATTAAAAAAAGAAAATGTTGATATGTATTTAAATACTTCTGTAAGAAAAGCAATAATGAAAAGAAGCGACTTAATAGAAGGTGTTTTATGTATTGAATTAGGCAGTGAACGGGATTTTGTTGTTTATGGTGATTATTTTATTGATGCGACAGGAGATGGAGTTGTTGCTTTTTCATCTGGTGCTGAATATCGTATTGGGAGAGAAGGAAGAGATGAATTTAGGGAGTCCCTTGCGCCTGAAGAAAGTGATATGGGAATTATGGGAAGTTCTTTAATGTTTTTAGTAAGAGATGTGGGGAAGAAAGTAAAATTTGACCCACCTTCCTGGATAGTAAAATACAAAAAAGATGATATTACATTAGAGAAAAGATACCATTTATCACAGCCAGGATATTGGTGGATAGAGATTGGAGAGCCGTTTGATATAATACATGATAATGAAGAGATAAAGCATCAATTACTTGCTCATCTTCTTGGTATCTGGGACCACCTTAAAAATGAAGGAGAACATGGTTTTGATAATTTTGTTCTTGAATGGGTTGGGATGGTACCTGGAAAAAGAGAAAGTAGAAGAATTATTGGTGATTACATTTTAACTGAAAATGATTTAAAGGAAAGGAAAAAATTCCCAGATGCAATTGCTTATGGTGGATGGGGTATAGACCTTCATACTCCTGGGGGTATTTTAGCAAAAGAAGAACCGCCAGAAGCAACTCATACAGAAGACCCGGAAGAATACTGGAAACAGGTTGATAAAACACATGTTTATATTTACCAAATTCCTTATAGGTGCTTATATTCAAAAAACATTAAAAATTTATTGATGGCAGGAAGAAATATAAGTGTTTCTCATGTTGCATTAGGGTCAACACGGCTTATGGAGACAAATGCTTTACTTGGACAAGCAACAGGAATTGCTGTATATCTATGTAAAAAATATAATTGTTTCCCGAGAGATATTACAAAAAATTACATAAAACAACTTCAACAATTTCTTTTAAGAGATGGTGTTTTCATTCCAGATGTCCAAAATGAAGATAAAAATGATGTATTTCTTTCTTCACAAGTTAAAGGCAGTTCAGAAATTCCGCTTAAAATTCCTGATGAAAATTTACAACTAATAAAATTGGAATTTCCAATTGGACAAAAACTTCCTTTATGTGGAAATATTAAAAAAATTATTTTCAAAATAAAGGTATTGAAAGATACAACATTAAACTTTCATCTTTTTTCATCTTTTGACTTATGGGATTTTGAAAAAGGAAAAGAGATAAAGTCAGTAAAAATTAATGTTAAAAAAAATCAAGAAATAATTGAAATTCCTGTAAATAGAAAACTTGAAAAAGGAATATACTGGTTTTATTTTGAAAAAAATGAAAACATATATCTAAATGAAGTAGAAGATGGGATTCCTGGCTGCTGTAAAATAATAAAGCCAGGTAAAAAATGGGTCTCAAAAGCAGGAATAAATTCTAAAAATATCTATTTTAAAACTATTCCTGAAATTTATTGTTTTTCACCAGAAAATGTGATGAGTGGCGTTTCAAGACCTGAAAAATGGACAAATGTCTGGATTTCTGAAAATAAATATCCACAATTTATTGAATTTGAATTTAAAAATGAAGAAAGGTTAAATTATATTCAGTTTATTTTTGATGCAGTTATTGAAAAAGAATATCACCAGATTCCACCTTTTTATATTCCTGAGTCAATTCCTGCACAATATAAAATTTACTCTTTTAAAAATTCAAAATGGAACTTATTATTAGAGGAAAAAAATAATACCTGTTATTTTAAGAGACATTTTTTCAAAGAAATAAAAACAAAGAAAATAAAAGTTGAATTTTTAAAGACGCATAATAAGAACTTGAAATTGTGGGAAGTAAGAGGCGGGATGTGGGAAACATAATAAGAAAGATAGAAAACAGAAAAGCATATCATGACTATGAAATAATTGAAAAAGTAGAAAGTGGTATTGTTTTAAAAGGGAGCGAAGTAAAAGCATTGAGAGAAGGAAGAGGTAATCTTAAAGATAGTTATGCAAAAGTAATAAATGGAGAGATGTACTTATTTAATTTTTATATTTCTCCATATCCAAACTCATTTGAAAAAATCAATCCACTAAGAAAGAAAAAATTACTTTTACACAAAAAACAAATAATTAAATGGAAACAAAAAATGGAAGAGAAGGGCTTGACAATAGTCCCTCTTTCTGTCTATTTTAATACTGAGGGATTTGCGAAAGTTGAACTTGCATTAGCAAAAGGCAAAAAATTATATGATAAAAGAAAAGCGATAAAAGAAAGATACATAAAAAGAGAAATAGAAAGAAAAATAAAAGAGAAAGGGATATAAGTTAATTGAAAAATGGGGGGCGAAATAGGGTTCGACAGGAATAAGAGGAGATAGAGTTGCCTGTCGGGTTTGTCAGGAACCTGTAAAAACCTGACAAAAAAATAACTGCTACAGCAAATACACTTGCTGCGTAATTAACGTGGCACTCACTCAGAAGGGGTTGTCCTCGCCTCTCTGAAGTGAGACGGAATGAGGACCTTTCAAAAAAGGTCTGCCCTTACCTTTTTTGGGAGTATTAAAAGGGATGCGGGTGTTGTTCTCTGTCCGATGGAGAACAATACTCAAAGAACAAACATCGGAATATGCAGGTAGATACTCTATCTTTTCTATTTCTGGACGCGGGGGCAGTACCCGCCGCCTCCACCAATTTCCCTCAATTAATTTCTCCCTTTATAAAACCGACTAAGGAAGCAAAGGGTAGCAAAGCAGAGTTGGTGCGTCCTTTTCCCTCCTTTTGTAAAGGAGGGTTAGGGTGGATTTGTATAGATAGCACAACGGAGATTAAGAGGGATTTATAAGAGGAAATCCAGGAAAATCCATCACATCCTTCCCTTTATAAGGGAAGGAGAGATGCTTCCCCCTTTGAAAAAGGGGGATTGAGGGGGATTTATTTCCTTCTCCCCGTTGGGGAGAAGGCGGGGATGAGGGGGGATTTTAAGAAAGAATAAGATAAAAGGACCTGGTTGTCTCCGAAGGCTCGCCCGTTGGGCTACGCCCAGAGGGATCCTTTGGATGTGAGAACCGGGTCCTTGAAAAAATAAGGTAAGGGCATTTTTATAAATCCATCCCGACCTTCCCTTTATAAGGGAAGGAGAGATGCTTCCCCCTTTGAAAAACCGACTAAGGAAGCAAAGGGTAGCAAAGCAGAGTTGGTGCGTCATCCAAAAATACTCCCCTCTTTTATAAAGAGGGGCAGAGGGAGATTTTAAGAAGTGGATTTGTATAGATAGCACAACGGAGATTAAGAGGGATTTAAAGGAGAGGGATTTGATAGGGATAAGAGGAAAATATGATAGAGGGAAAAATTGTAAAAATAAGATTTAAAAAATACTTTGAAGAACAAAAATTATGGGTTTTTGTTGGAAAAGTTTTAAAATTTACAGAAAATTGGATTATGCTTGAAGGAAAAGGGATAATATATTTAAAAGGACAAATAAATCCAGTTGATATTGATAAAAACAAAAGAATTATTTTAGTCCCACGAGAAAATATCTTTCATATAAGAATTTTACCAGATGATTTTGATATTGAGAATATAGAAGTAATAACAAAAGGAGTGAGGATTTTTTTAAAGGTAAAAAGTGGTCCTGACACAAGTATAAGCGAAATTTAATATCTGAAATTTCAAATAAAAAATTAAAAAGGTATAATACTTTAAAGTATCTTTTTATTTCCGGAACCAGGTTCCAGAATAATTATAAGGACCCGTAGCTCAACGGCAGAGCAGCGGACTCATAATCCGTTGGTTGCTGGTTCGAATCCGGCCGGGTCCACTTCCTTGAGAGAAACAGCAACCAACAAAGGGTGCAGGGAAAAGATTTTCCCTGCGTATTTTGTATTGGGGGGAGAAAATTAGGAAGGGGGAAACACCCCCTCCTAAAAAGCGAAGCGCCGGTTGCGGTTCGAATCCGGCCGGGTCCACTTCCTTGAGAGAAACAGCAACCAACAAAGGGGTTCTCCCCTTTAAAAAAGGGGAGTTAGAGGGGATTTTAAGGGGGAAACACCCCCTCCTAAAAAGCGAAGCGCCGGTTGCGGTTCGAATCCGGCCGGGTCCACTTCCTTGAGAGAAACAGCAACCAACAAAGGGGTTCTCCCCTTTATACTTCCCCCTTTGACAAACTGATTAAAGTAGCGGGGGTTAGCAAAGTAGAGTTGGTGCGTCATCGTCTCCCAGATAGCACAACGGGGATTATGGGGGATTTAGAGCAGTTACCATAAATCCATCCCTACCTTCCCTTAGAAAGGGAAGGAGTAACTTCTCCCTTTATAAAAGGGAGATTAAGAGGGATTTTCATCCTTCTCCCCTTTGCCTATCCGCCGTGTATTGTGGCGGACCTGTCCGCCGCGCATTTTGGCGGAAGGTCCTCGGAAATATGTAGGAATTTTAATTTCATCAGGAAATTTTTCAAATATTTTGTAATTTGCAAAGAGTAAGTATAAGATAAAAGAAGTAATAAACGGGGCGTAGCGTAGTCTGGCTTAGCGCGCATGGTTTGGGACCATGAGGTCCTCGGTTCAAATCCGAGCGCCCCGATTAGCATACTTCTTTGAGAGGATTTGAACATAGGTTCAAACCGAC includes:
- a CDS encoding Glu/Leu/Phe/Val dehydrogenase, encoding MEGKINLFQMAQKQLDKSFEKLNLDTNIQSILRVPMKEIHISIPVKMDNGNINIFKGFRVQYNNALGPFKGGIRFHPNETIDTIKALSCWMTWKCAVANLPFGGGKGGVICEPRNMSDRELEKLSRGYIDLLSDEIGPEKDIPAPDVYTNSKIMGWMMDEFSKIKGVNSPGVITGKPICIGGSQGREDATARGAIYCVREASKYLNMDLSNTTVAISGYGNAGSHMAILMKEIFGSKIVAVSDSRGGIYNKDGLDPKGVLEYKYKNNSLMDFPDAENITNEELLELKVDILCPSSLEGIITEKNANNIKCKVIAELANGPTNPSADEILFERGVTIIPDILCNSGGVIVSYFEWVQNICGYYWPLKKVYQNLDRQITTAFKNVMSMAIKNNICLRTSAYMVAVKKVVEAMKSRGWV
- the ruvB gene encoding Holliday junction branch migration DNA helicase RuvB; this translates as MEKEITSPMAGNEDKQFEQKLRPLTLDEFIGQDKIKENLKVFISAAKERKEVLDHVLFYGPPGIGKTTLAYIIANEMGVNIKSTSGPVLEKAGDLAGILTNLEFSDVFFVDEIHRLSRNVEEYLYSAMEDFVIDIMIGEGPKAKSVKIPIKPFTFIGATTRMGLITSPLRNRFGILHRLDYYANSEIEKIIKRSAKILNIEITDEGTKEIAKRSRGTPRVANRLLRRVRDFAQVKGKGIIDKEIAVYSLNQMDVDEEGLDEMDKKILEVIITKFNGGPVGIKSISIAVGEEPSTIEEVYESFLVRKGFIKKTQQGRVATYQAYKHLGVDKKTPDDLF
- the ruvA gene encoding Holliday junction branch migration protein RuvA, whose protein sequence is MIYYINGKIVEKNPIKVVVEKDGIGYVVNVSLQTSENIGNPGDDVKLYTVLKIADEDINLYGFSTDHEREFFLLLIGVPNIGPKVALRILSGSSVEEIYNAISNEDPSFFTKIPGVGKKTGERLIVELKQKIEKIELVPSVESIKTDRELFSNAVDALTVLGYKRAEAISSVKKILSQFNNKSLTLEEVIRETLKKL
- the ruvC gene encoding crossover junction endodeoxyribonuclease RuvC, which produces MRTLGIDPGIWKVGYGIVEKKGNCFSVISTGFIVPPKNLKYKDKFSHIAKEVEKILENANMDFVAIEEIYIAKNVQIALKIGQVIGIIEAIAMRHNIDFETIPPREVKKCLTGIGSADKGQVKFMVETITGYKNFKNVDESDAVAVAISSFYLKEENDLLYKWKDS
- a CDS encoding YebC/PmpR family DNA-binding transcriptional regulator, yielding MSGHSKWHSIKHKKMATDQKRGKIFTKLIKEIMVAAKAGGPNPESNARLRLAIEKAKEYNMPNDNIQRAIKKGTGEEGGMNYETVYYEGYGPGGVAIYMEAVTDNKNRTASEIRSLFTRHNGNLGGQGSVAWIFERKGFITVKKDKCSEDKLLEIVLESGAEDMSAEKDVYEITTSPENFEKVKKALEENNIEIESSSFTLIPKNTVKVEGKTAEQLLRLLDELEDNEDVQNVYANFDMPDEILEGISK
- a CDS encoding bifunctional nuclease family protein, whose protein sequence is MMVKVEVEGVVLNLVTHSPIVILKSKKDEILPIVIGIFEAQAILMVLEKSSFPRPLTHDLIKNIIEILGGKITKVEIYSIKENIYFANLIIEYNGKTETIDCRPSDGIALALRFGADIYADENLLEKAEIIKYYEGQDFVSSNKFNKPIDKKEAEEFRKLIENISAKDFWEKLKGEGK
- the fusA gene encoding elongation factor G → MGKIYNIGLFGESKSGKTTLGESLLLQAGAIDRMGTTNQGNTVLDFEAEEKERQISISLAVAYFKKNDNIFYIVDTPGYMDFIGEQISGIEGVDIAVINIGSDIGIDVGTEKLWEIIKGKNIPSFIFVNKIDVSDINLNSLWSEIESFFGKKLALITYPIKKGDNFEIVNILQNQVEEDIKGLFQKTMDAIAELDDNVMEKYLEEGKLEKEEISKCLKQGILKAEIMPVLFGSSLKLIGIKELFDFIQNYLPSTDELPPVKGIGPDEKEIERERKAEVPLSGKVIKTNFDPLAGRLSYLRVFSGVLQSNSQIFNSSKNIKERIGQLYRMMGKKQEPVESVLPGEIVTVTKLQETETFDSFSDPSSPIVFKKPNIPTGAVSYSITPKIKGTEDKLGNALNKIVEEDLTINVFRDEETGETLLTGIGDLHIEITTKKFKNKFGVEVEKGIPKIAYKETITKEVNAEGKFKKQTGGRGQYGHCFIKIEPLPRGSGFEFVDKIFGGAIPRQYIPSVEKGIRQAMKKGVLAGYPLVDFRVTLYDGTYHPVDSSDIAFQVAGSMALQKGVQDAGPILLEPIVNVEIRVPQEFVGDVIGTINAKRGKVLDMTIIGKNQVIKGQVPLSEMANYTNELRSITSGKGSYSISFSHYEPVPSYIAEKIIAERKKEKEKVQ
- a CDS encoding FAD-dependent oxidoreductase, whose amino-acid sequence is MNNKKYALVVCGGGLAGVCAAVSSARYGVKTAIIQDRPVFGGNASSEIRVNIGGAASFNPWARETGIMSEICLKERRINFNYHGSSKTNSNLDLVLYDLLKKENVDMYLNTSVRKAIMKRSDLIEGVLCIELGSERDFVVYGDYFIDATGDGVVAFSSGAEYRIGREGRDEFRESLAPEESDMGIMGSSLMFLVRDVGKKVKFDPPSWIVKYKKDDITLEKRYHLSQPGYWWIEIGEPFDIIHDNEEIKHQLLAHLLGIWDHLKNEGEHGFDNFVLEWVGMVPGKRESRRIIGDYILTENDLKERKKFPDAIAYGGWGIDLHTPGGILAKEEPPEATHTEDPEEYWKQVDKTHVYIYQIPYRCLYSKNIKNLLMAGRNISVSHVALGSTRLMETNALLGQATGIAVYLCKKYNCFPRDITKNYIKQLQQFLLRDGVFIPDVQNEDKNDVFLSSQVKGSSEIPLKIPDENLQLIKLEFPIGQKLPLCGNIKKIIFKIKVLKDTTLNFHLFSSFDLWDFEKGKEIKSVKINVKKNQEIIEIPVNRKLEKGIYWFYFEKNENIYLNEVEDGIPGCCKIIKPGKKWVSKAGINSKNIYFKTIPEIYCFSPENVMSGVSRPEKWTNVWISENKYPQFIEFEFKNEERLNYIQFIFDAVIEKEYHQIPPFYIPESIPAQYKIYSFKNSKWNLLLEEKNNTCYFKRHFFKEIKTKKIKVEFLKTHNKNLKLWEVRGGMWET
- the smpB gene encoding SsrA-binding protein SmpB, whose amino-acid sequence is MGNIIRKIENRKAYHDYEIIEKVESGIVLKGSEVKALREGRGNLKDSYAKVINGEMYLFNFYISPYPNSFEKINPLRKKKLLLHKKQIIKWKQKMEEKGLTIVPLSVYFNTEGFAKVELALAKGKKLYDKRKAIKERYIKREIERKIKEKGI